A single genomic interval of Hyphomicrobiales bacterium harbors:
- the fabF gene encoding beta-ketoacyl-ACP synthase II, translated as MRRVAVTGLGMVTPLGCGVETTWSSLIASLSGARRVVEFDVSDISAKIACRVPRGDGEGGTFNPDDWMEPKEQRKVDEFITFAMAAAEQALDDAGWHPSTYEQEVRSGVLIGSGIGGLEGIEQGALLVRDRGPRRLSPFFIPGRLINLASGYVSIRHRLKGPNHSVVTACSTGAHAIGDAARMVALGDAEVMVAGGTESPVCRLAMAGFAACRALSTAFNDEPERASRPYDRDRDGFVMGEGAGIVVVEELEHAKARGANIYAEIVGYGLSGDAYHITAPAADGDGARRCMRAAIASAGLEPADIDYVNAHGTSTPLGDEIELHAVETVFGNAAGRLSMSSTKSAIGHLLGAAGAVESIFSILAIRDQVAPPTINLDNPSVNTVIDLVAHKARERDIDTVLSNSFGFGGTNASLIFRRYDG; from the coding sequence ATGAGACGAGTTGCGGTGACCGGCCTCGGCATGGTGACGCCCCTGGGATGCGGGGTCGAGACCACATGGTCCAGTCTGATCGCGAGCCTGAGCGGCGCCCGTAGAGTCGTAGAGTTCGACGTTTCCGACATTTCCGCCAAGATCGCCTGCCGGGTGCCGCGCGGCGACGGCGAGGGTGGAACGTTCAATCCCGACGACTGGATGGAGCCCAAGGAGCAGCGCAAGGTCGACGAGTTCATCACCTTTGCGATGGCCGCGGCCGAGCAGGCGCTCGACGACGCGGGCTGGCACCCCTCCACCTATGAGCAGGAAGTCCGCAGCGGCGTCCTGATCGGTTCGGGGATAGGGGGTCTGGAAGGCATCGAGCAGGGCGCGCTTTTGGTTCGCGACCGCGGGCCCCGGCGCTTGAGCCCGTTCTTCATCCCCGGCCGTCTCATCAATCTGGCCTCGGGCTACGTTTCCATCCGGCACCGGCTAAAAGGCCCGAACCATTCCGTCGTCACCGCCTGTTCGACCGGCGCCCACGCGATCGGCGACGCGGCGCGCATGGTGGCGCTGGGCGATGCCGAGGTCATGGTCGCCGGCGGCACCGAGTCCCCGGTCTGCCGCTTGGCGATGGCCGGCTTCGCCGCGTGCCGGGCTTTGTCCACCGCTTTCAACGACGAGCCGGAACGCGCCTCGCGGCCGTACGACAGGGATCGCGACGGTTTCGTCATGGGCGAGGGGGCCGGCATCGTGGTGGTCGAGGAGCTGGAGCACGCCAAGGCGCGCGGCGCCAATATCTATGCGGAGATCGTCGGCTATGGTCTGTCCGGCGATGCCTATCACATAACCGCGCCGGCAGCGGACGGCGACGGCGCGCGGCGCTGCATGCGCGCGGCGATCGCGAGCGCCGGCCTCGAGCCGGCAGATATCGACTATGTGAACGCGCACGGCACTTCGACCCCGCTCGGCGACGAGATCGAGCTGCACGCGGTCGAAACGGTGTTCGGCAACGCCGCCGGCCGGCTGTCGATGTCGTCGACCAAGTCGGCGATCGGCCACCTGCTGGGGGCAGCCGGCGCGGTGGAGTCAATCTTCTCCATTCTCGCCATCCGCGATCAGGTGGCTCCGCCGACCATCAATCTCGACAATCCGTCGGTCAACACGGTGATCGACCTCGTCGCCCACAAGGCGCGGGAAAGAGATATCGACACGGTGCTGTCCAACTCCTTCGGCTTCGGCGGGACCAATGCATCATTAATCTTTCGCCGCTACGATGGCTGA
- the mltG gene encoding endolytic transglycosylase MltG, translated as MFGLKSRNAAEVDAAPDQPEEILGHLEFGNAGADHYYPRSPREAIQPEHVPQPPDDGRGKRHPVMMLGNGLISLLIFLFIASGGIFFILKQQFEAPGPLRQTRAVVVPEGATVTQIASRLEREGVIADSTLFLAGVYVAKAASNLKAGEYLFPEQVSMRDVMDRLIEGRAILHKITIPEGLTSAQIIARLMQDEVLTGGAGEVPPEGTLLPETYKVTRGTERSALIRRMRRAHERAIARIWERRDKDLPLKSPEELVILASIVEKETGRVDERPRVASVFINRLKRSMRLQSDPTIIYGIAGGNGSLGRPIRQSEIDKVTPYNTYQVGGLPPTPIANPGVEALEAAANPSRTQDLYFVADGTGGHVFAATLEEHNRNVARWRDAQKQAQREAQREEVESEQPVAEAESPDPLPPMPLNLNLSPLPGSAGEASPGAYSLQ; from the coding sequence GTGTTTGGTTTGAAGTCTCGCAATGCCGCCGAGGTGGACGCGGCACCTGATCAGCCGGAAGAGATTCTGGGACATCTGGAATTCGGCAACGCCGGAGCCGATCACTATTATCCGCGCTCGCCGAGAGAGGCGATCCAGCCGGAACACGTGCCGCAGCCGCCCGATGACGGGCGCGGCAAGCGCCACCCGGTCATGATGCTCGGCAACGGCCTCATCTCGCTTCTGATCTTCCTGTTCATCGCCTCGGGCGGAATATTCTTCATCCTCAAGCAGCAGTTCGAGGCACCGGGCCCGCTGAGGCAGACCCGCGCGGTCGTCGTTCCGGAGGGCGCCACCGTCACTCAGATCGCCAGCCGCCTCGAGCGGGAGGGCGTCATTGCCGACAGCACCCTGTTTCTCGCCGGTGTCTATGTGGCCAAGGCCGCCAGCAACCTCAAGGCCGGGGAATATCTGTTTCCGGAGCAGGTCAGCATGCGCGACGTCATGGACCGACTGATCGAGGGCCGGGCGATCCTGCACAAGATCACTATCCCCGAAGGGCTGACCAGCGCGCAGATCATCGCCCGGCTGATGCAGGACGAAGTGCTGACCGGCGGGGCTGGTGAAGTGCCGCCGGAAGGCACGCTGTTGCCGGAGACCTACAAGGTGACCCGCGGCACCGAGCGCAGCGCCCTGATCAGACGCATGCGCAGGGCGCATGAGCGGGCGATCGCCCGCATCTGGGAGCGCCGTGACAAGGACCTGCCCCTGAAATCGCCCGAGGAGCTGGTGATCCTCGCCTCGATCGTCGAGAAGGAGACCGGCAGGGTCGACGAGCGCCCGCGCGTGGCCTCCGTCTTCATCAATCGCCTGAAGCGGTCGATGCGGCTGCAATCGGACCCGACCATCATTTATGGCATTGCCGGCGGCAATGGGAGCCTCGGACGGCCGATCCGGCAGAGCGAGATCGACAAGGTGACCCCTTACAACACGTACCAGGTCGGAGGATTACCACCGACGCCGATCGCGAATCCGGGAGTCGAGGCGCTCGAGGCGGCGGCCAATCCCTCGCGCACCCAGGATCTGTACTTCGTCGCCGACGGGACCGGCGGTCATGTGTTCGCCGCCACGCTGGAAGAGCATAATCGCAATGTCGCCCGCTGGCGCGATGCGCAGAAGCAGGCGCAGCGCGAGGCGCAACGCGAGGAGGTCGAATCGGAGCAGCCGGTCGCTGAGGCTGAGTCGCCGGACCCGCTGCCCCCCATGCCGCTCAATCTCAATCTGAGCCCGTTGCCCGGCTCGGCGGGCGAGGCCAGTCCGGGGGCGTATTCCCTGCAATGA
- a CDS encoding YicC/YloC family endoribonuclease, whose product MTLMSMTGFARSEDARGPLRWFWEVRSVNGRGLDLRLRLPAGFERLEVGLRQRLSGRLARGSVQASLQVQSDTPVSEARINMAVLKQMLATAEALRGRIEADPPRLDGLLALKGVVELVEPQQNEAETEACRAAIEASFDAALDALITMRTEEGARIGEVLSAQLDSMAKLADAATELPARKPAAVRERLTAQVQKLLEASDQLEPDRLHQEAVLLAAKSDIQEELDRLESHVAAARELLQTEGAVGRRLEFLAQEFNRETNTLCAKAADVSLSAIGLELKSLVDQFREQVQNIE is encoded by the coding sequence ATGACCCTCATGAGCATGACCGGATTCGCGCGCAGCGAGGACGCGCGCGGGCCGCTGCGCTGGTTCTGGGAGGTGAGGAGCGTCAATGGCCGCGGTCTCGATCTGCGACTGCGCCTGCCGGCCGGCTTCGAGCGGTTGGAAGTGGGGTTGCGCCAGCGGCTGAGCGGCCGGCTCGCGCGCGGCTCCGTCCAGGCGAGCCTTCAGGTCCAGTCCGACACACCGGTCTCGGAGGCGCGCATCAACATGGCCGTCCTGAAGCAGATGTTGGCAACGGCGGAGGCTTTGCGCGGGCGCATCGAGGCGGACCCGCCACGACTTGACGGGCTGTTAGCGCTGAAGGGCGTCGTCGAGCTTGTCGAACCGCAGCAGAACGAGGCGGAAACCGAAGCGTGCCGTGCCGCCATTGAGGCCTCGTTCGATGCCGCGCTCGATGCGCTGATTACCATGCGCACGGAGGAAGGCGCGCGCATCGGCGAGGTGCTTTCCGCCCAACTCGATTCCATGGCCAAGCTCGCTGATGCCGCAACCGAGCTCCCCGCGCGAAAGCCCGCGGCGGTGCGCGAGCGGCTCACCGCCCAGGTGCAAAAACTGCTCGAGGCGAGCGACCAGCTCGAACCGGACCGCCTGCACCAGGAAGCCGTTCTGCTTGCCGCCAAGTCCGACATCCAGGAGGAGCTCGACCGTCTCGAATCCCATGTGGCGGCGGCGCGCGAGCTTCTCCAGACCGAAGGCGCGGTCGGGCGCAGGCTCGAGTTCTTGGCGCAGGAGTTCAACCGCGAGACCAACACGCTGTGCGCCAAAGCGGCCGACGTGAGCTTGAGCGCGATCGGCCTGGAACTGAAGTCCCTCGTCGACCAGTTCCGCGAGCAGGTGCAGAACATTGAATAG
- the gmk gene encoding guanylate kinase: protein MLVVSSPSGAGKTTLTRLLLEAEGDISLSISVTTRPRRHSEVDGTDYHFITEERFEALRARDELLEWAEVHGNLYGTPAKPVEQALSAGRDMLFDIDWQGARQLSEKARADMVGVFILPPSAGELRARLERRAEDSAEVISSRLAGARTELDHWLEYDFVIVNQDLEESLAGLRAILAAERLRRERRAGLADFVHGIQADL from the coding sequence ATGCTGGTGGTGTCTTCGCCTTCGGGGGCCGGCAAGACCACCCTGACCCGTCTGCTGCTTGAGGCCGAGGGCGATATCAGCCTTTCGATTTCGGTGACGACGCGGCCGCGCCGCCACAGCGAGGTGGACGGGACGGATTACCATTTCATCACCGAAGAGCGCTTCGAGGCACTGCGCGCCCGCGACGAGCTTCTGGAATGGGCCGAGGTCCACGGTAACCTTTACGGCACGCCAGCCAAACCCGTCGAGCAGGCGCTGTCGGCCGGCCGCGACATGCTGTTCGACATCGACTGGCAGGGCGCGCGGCAATTGTCCGAAAAGGCGCGCGCAGACATGGTCGGCGTCTTCATCCTGCCGCCCTCCGCGGGCGAGCTCAGAGCGCGGCTCGAGCGCCGCGCCGAGGACAGCGCCGAGGTCATTTCGAGCCGTCTGGCCGGCGCCCGCACCGAGCTCGACCACTGGCTGGAATATGACTTCGTGATCGTCAACCAGGACCTGGAAGAGAGTCTTGCGGGGCTGCGCGCCATCCTTGCCGCCGAGCGGCTGCGCCGCGAGCGGCGCGCCGGCCTTGCCGATTTCGTGCACGGGATTCAGGCGGACTTGTAG
- the rsmA gene encoding 16S rRNA (adenine(1518)-N(6)/adenine(1519)-N(6))-dimethyltransferase RsmA produces the protein MTGLGELPPLREVIARHGLSARKSLGQNFLLDLNLTGRIARAAGPLAGVTVIEVGPGPGGLTRALLAEGAAKLVAIERDERCLEALKEIAACCPGRLEIVSGDALKTDYASLAPAPVRIVGNLPYNIATPLLTGWLSAEPWPPFFDRLVLMFQLEVAERIAAAPGSKAYGRLAVLAQWRTRPRILFTVSPRAFVPAPNVTSALVELEPQVKPYPCRRRTLERLTAAAFGQRRKMLRSSLKGLGDKAWVEKAIAALEALGIAETARAETVSVEQFCAIARALDA, from the coding sequence TTGACGGGCCTTGGCGAACTGCCGCCGCTGCGCGAGGTCATCGCCAGACACGGCCTTTCCGCGCGCAAGAGCCTGGGCCAGAATTTTCTCCTCGACCTCAACTTGACCGGCCGCATCGCGCGCGCCGCAGGCCCGCTTGCGGGCGTCACGGTGATCGAGGTCGGGCCGGGGCCGGGCGGCCTTACCCGCGCGCTCCTCGCCGAGGGCGCCGCCAAGCTCGTCGCCATTGAGCGCGACGAACGCTGCCTCGAAGCGCTCAAGGAGATCGCCGCCTGCTGCCCGGGACGGCTCGAAATCGTCTCCGGCGACGCGCTGAAGACGGACTATGCATCGCTTGCGCCGGCGCCCGTGCGCATCGTCGGCAACCTTCCCTACAATATCGCGACGCCGCTTCTTACCGGCTGGCTGTCGGCCGAGCCCTGGCCGCCCTTCTTCGACCGGCTGGTGCTGATGTTCCAGTTGGAGGTGGCCGAGCGGATCGCGGCTGCGCCGGGCAGCAAGGCCTATGGCCGGCTCGCCGTGCTGGCGCAGTGGCGCACCCGGCCGCGCATCCTGTTCACGGTGAGCCCGAGAGCCTTCGTGCCGGCGCCGAACGTGACCTCGGCCCTGGTCGAGCTTGAGCCGCAGGTGAAACCCTATCCGTGCCGGCGCCGGACGCTTGAGCGATTGACCGCGGCCGCCTTCGGCCAGCGGCGCAAGATGCTGCGATCGAGCCTCAAAGGGCTCGGCGACAAGGCGTGGGTGGAAAAGGCGATTGCCGCTCTGGAGGCGCTCGGCATCGCCGAGACGGCGCGGGCAGAGACCGTCAGCGTCGAGCAGTTCTGCGCCATCGCCCGCGCCCTCGACGCCTAG
- the pdxA gene encoding 4-hydroxythreonine-4-phosphate dehydrogenase PdxA, with translation MAEPPPLLLTMGDPAGIGPEIAARAWLAREREGLPAFAYLGDPDDLRARAAACGLELRVEPAEPEAAARLFCEALPVVPVPLARPSRAGQPDAANAPCIIACIEQAVALIHDKRGAGLITNPIHKAGLYNAGFDYPGHTEFLGALALKAWGRPARPVMMLASDELRVVPVTIHIPLAAVPGALSTALIVETGRIVARELTDKFRIKAPRLAVSGLNPHAGEAGVLGTEEATMIAPAVAQLRAEGIDAFGPVSADALFHAAARTRYDAALAMYHDQALIPIKTLAFDRAVNVTLGLPFVRTSPDHGTAFGIAGSGRASATSLIEAIRLAGRLAGSRP, from the coding sequence ATGGCCGAGCCGCCGCCACTGCTCTTGACCATGGGCGATCCGGCCGGGATCGGGCCGGAGATTGCTGCCCGGGCTTGGCTCGCGCGCGAGCGGGAAGGACTGCCGGCCTTCGCCTATCTCGGCGACCCGGACGATTTGCGCGCAAGGGCCGCCGCCTGCGGGCTCGAACTCCGCGTCGAACCCGCCGAGCCGGAGGCGGCAGCGCGGCTGTTCTGCGAAGCGCTGCCGGTTGTCCCCGTGCCGCTGGCCCGCCCGAGCCGCGCCGGTCAGCCTGATGCCGCCAATGCGCCCTGCATCATCGCCTGCATCGAGCAGGCGGTGGCGCTGATCCATGACAAGCGCGGCGCCGGCCTCATCACCAACCCGATCCACAAGGCGGGCCTTTACAACGCCGGATTCGACTATCCCGGACACACCGAGTTTCTCGGCGCCTTGGCGCTCAAGGCGTGGGGCCGGCCCGCGCGCCCGGTCATGATGCTGGCCTCGGACGAGCTGCGCGTCGTGCCGGTTACGATCCACATCCCGCTTGCCGCCGTGCCGGGCGCCCTGAGCACGGCGCTGATCGTCGAGACCGGGCGTATCGTCGCCCGCGAGCTGACCGACAAGTTCAGGATCAAGGCCCCGCGCCTCGCCGTTTCCGGGCTCAACCCCCATGCCGGGGAGGCCGGCGTGCTGGGCACCGAAGAAGCGACGATGATCGCGCCGGCCGTCGCCCAGCTCCGCGCCGAGGGCATCGATGCCTTCGGCCCGGTGTCTGCCGACGCCCTGTTTCACGCTGCCGCCAGAACGCGCTATGACGCGGCCCTTGCCATGTATCACGACCAGGCGCTGATCCCGATCAAGACGCTGGCCTTCGATCGCGCGGTCAATGTCACCCTCGGCCTTCCCTTCGTGCGCACCTCGCCCGACCACGGAACCGCCTTTGGCATCGCCGGCAGCGGTCGGGCCAGCGCCACGAGCCTGATCGAAGCGATCAGGCTTGCCGGCCGCCTTGCCGGATCCCGGCCTTGA
- a CDS encoding SurA N-terminal domain-containing protein encodes MTSAATTMQRPILSALLGLALTSMLAALCGAPAMAQNAQGIAVLVNDEPISNYDVQQRVRLITVTTGQRDTNRLRSRAIDELIEEKLIMQEAKRLNINVPQEGVQQQLKDIAQRTKMTVPQFTRALSGVGINISSFSKRIETQLVWPLVIRARFGRNLQARPEDVDEALRHIEGPKISTRYEFILQGILFIVPKDASEATVNARVNLAKHLQRGFRSCAETKAQVAGVPDVVINDLGQHTSDAMSPAERKTFDELGVNQTTAPRIHDTGVELIAVCAKNEIKDEKLARRTAEIELINKEFEAMSRRHLLDLKRDAVIERR; translated from the coding sequence ATGACATCTGCTGCGACAACCATGCAAAGGCCAATTCTCTCCGCATTGCTGGGCTTGGCCCTGACGAGCATGCTGGCGGCGCTTTGCGGCGCGCCGGCCATGGCCCAGAATGCCCAGGGCATCGCCGTGCTGGTCAATGACGAGCCGATCTCCAACTACGACGTACAACAGCGCGTGCGGCTGATCACCGTCACCACCGGCCAGCGTGACACCAACCGTCTGCGCAGCCGGGCGATCGACGAATTGATCGAGGAAAAGCTCATCATGCAGGAGGCCAAGCGCCTCAATATCAATGTGCCGCAAGAGGGTGTGCAGCAGCAGCTCAAGGATATCGCCCAACGCACCAAGATGACCGTGCCTCAATTCACGCGCGCTCTGAGCGGCGTTGGCATCAACATAAGTTCGTTTTCCAAGCGCATCGAGACGCAGCTCGTTTGGCCTCTGGTCATCCGCGCCCGCTTCGGCCGCAACCTGCAAGCGCGCCCGGAGGATGTCGACGAGGCGCTGCGGCACATTGAGGGTCCCAAGATCTCGACGCGCTATGAATTCATTCTGCAGGGCATTCTGTTCATCGTGCCCAAGGATGCTTCCGAGGCGACGGTGAACGCACGGGTCAACCTGGCCAAGCACCTTCAGCGCGGCTTCCGCTCCTGTGCGGAGACCAAGGCGCAGGTCGCCGGCGTGCCCGACGTGGTGATCAACGATCTCGGCCAGCATACCTCGGACGCCATGTCGCCTGCCGAGCGCAAGACGTTCGACGAGCTCGGCGTCAACCAGACGACGGCGCCGCGAATCCACGACACCGGCGTCGAACTGATCGCGGTCTGCGCCAAGAACGAAATCAAGGACGAGAAGCTCGCCCGGCGGACGGCGGAAATCGAGCTGATCAATAAGGAATTCGAGGCCATGTCCCGACGGCATCTGCTCGATCTGAAGCGGGACGCCGTCATCGAGCGGCGTTAG